In Pseudomonas campi, the sequence GCGCATCGTTGCCTCCACCCACCATGGCCTGGCCTGCATCCTGGTCGCCGCCGAAGGGGCGGGGGAGAATCAGCGCCTGCTGCAGGACATGGTCGAGCTGATCCGCATCGCCCGCGTACGGGCGCCGCAGCTGCCGATCTTCGCCCTCGGCGAGCAGGTGACCATCGAGAACGCGCCGGCCGAGGCCATGGCCGATCTCAACCACCTGCGCGGCATCCTCTACCTGTACGAAGACACCGTGTCCTTCCTCGCCCGCCAGGTGGCGCGCGCCGCGCACAACTACCTCGACGGCCTGCTGCCGCCTTTCTTCAAGGCCCTGGTGCAGCACACCGAGCAGTCCAACTATTCCTGGCACACGCCCGGCCACGGCGGTGGCGTGGCCTACCGCAAGAGCCCGGTAGGGCAGGCCTTCCATCAGTTCTTCGGCGAGAACACCCTACGCTCCGACCTCTCGGTGTCGGTGCCCGAGCTGGGCTCGCTGCTCGACCATACCGGCCCCTTGGCCGAGGCCGAGGCCCGCGCCGCGCGCAACTTCGGCGCCGACCACACCTTCTTCGTGATCAACGGCACCTCGACGGCGAACAAGATCGTCTGGCACTCGATGGTCGGCCGCGACGACCTGGTGCTGGTCGATCGCAACTGCCACAAGTCGATCCTCCACTCGATCATCATGACCGGCGCCATCCCGCTGTACCTGTGTCCGGAGCGCAACGAGCTGGGCATCATCGGGCCGATTCCGCTGAGCGAGTTCAGCAAGGAATCGATCCAGGCCAAGATCGACGCCAGCCCGCTGGCCAAGGGCCGTGCGCCCAAGGTCAAACTGGCGGTGGTGACCAACTCCACCTACGACGGCCTCTGTTACAACGCCGAGCTGATCAAGCGCACCCTGGCCGATAGCGTCGAGGTGCTGCATTTCGACGAGGCCTGGTACGCCTACGCGGCGTTCCACGAGTTCTATGCCGGGCGCTATGGCATGGGCACCGAGTGCGGCGAGAAGACCCCGCTGGTGTTCACCACCCACTCCACCCACAAGCTGCTGGCAGCCTTCAGCCAGGCTTCGATGATCCATGTGCAGGACGGCGGTGCGCGTCAGCTGGACCGTGAACGCTTCAACGAAGCCTTCATGATGCATATCTCCACCTCGCCGCAGTACGGCATCATCGCCTCGCTGGACGTGGCCTCGGCAATGATGGAAGGCCCAGCCGGGCGCTCGCTGATCCAGGAAACCTTCGACGAGGCGCTGAGCTTCCGTCGCGCCCTGGCCAACCTGCGGCAGAACCTCAAGGCCGATGACTGGTGGTTCAGCATCTGGCAGCCGCCGCAAGCCGAGGGCGTGCAGACCGGCGACTGGCTGCTGCAACCGAACGCCGCCTGGCACGGTTTCGGCGAGATCGCCGAGGACTATGTACTGCTCGACCCGATCAAGGTCACTCTGGTGATGCCGGGGCTGTCCGCCGAGGGCGCGCTGGCCGAGTCGGGCATTCCCGCGGCGGTGGTCAGCAAGTTCCTCTGGGAGCGCGGCCTGGTGGTGGAGAAGACCGGCCTGTATTCCTTCCTGGTGCTGTTCTCCATGGGCATCACCAAGGGCAAGTGGAGCACCCTGCTTACCGAACTGCTGGAGTTCAAGCGCCACTACGACGCCAACGTCGCGCTGATCGATGCCTTGCCCTCGATCGCCCGCGAGGATGCCGCGCGCTACGCCGGCATGGGCCTGCGCGATCTGTGCGACCAGCTGCATGCCTGCTACCGCGAAAACGCCACGGCCAAGGCGCTCAAGCGCATGTACACGGTGCTGCCGCAGGTAGCGATCAAGCCGGCCGACGCTTACAACCAGCTGGTGCGTGGCGAGGTCGAGGCGGTGCCGATCGAACAGCTGGAAGGGCGGATCGCCGCGGTGATGCTGGTGCCTTATCCGCCAGGCATTCCGCTGATCATGCCGGGTGAGCGCTTCACTGCCGAGACTCGTTCGATCATCGATTACCTGCAGTTCGCCCGCACCTTCGACCGCCAGTTCCCCGGCTTCGATGCCGATGTGCATGGCCTGCAGAAGCAGGAAGATGGGCAATACGCAGTGGATTGCCTCAAAACCTGACGCGCCGGGCCGCAGTGATGTGGCTCGGTGATTTTCCCGATGTTTCGGCCTGGCCGCAGAGCACGTTGCGGTCAGCGCCTAGCTTTTGGGCTAAGGTTTAAACAGATCAATCGCTTAACGAGCACACTCAGAAATAACCTGAGCTTTGTGAGCGTGTTGTCCATCACAGTGGCCAGCATCGACATTTATTGCATGCTTGTTATAGTTGGGCGGTTAAACCCATAACAATGTTTCTATGCGCGCCGCCTGGCGCCACGCCTTCGAGGATGATCTGCGTGCCGGACTACAAAGCCTTCCGTGTCGAGTTGAACGACAAGATTGCCCACGTACAGATCAACCGCCCGGAAAAGGTCAACGCGATGAACGCGGACTTCTGGGCGGAGATCGTCGATATCTTCCGCTGGATCGACGACACCGATGAAGCGCGCGTGGTGGTGCTTTCCGGCGCCGGCAAACACTTCTCCTCGGGTATCGACCTGATGCTGCTCGCCCAGGCCGGCAGCGCGCTGGGCAAGGATGTCGGCCGTAATGCCGAAGCCCTGCGGCGTAAAATTCTTCAGCTGCAAGCCTCCTTCAATGCCGTCGACAACTGCCGCAAACCGGTGCTGGCGGCTATCCAGGGCTATTGCCTGGGCGGCGCCATCGACCTGATCGCCGCCTGCGACATGCGTTACAGCACTGTCGATGCACAGTTCTCGATCAAGGAGATCGACATGGGCATGGCGGCCGACGTCGGCACCCTGCAGCGTCTGCCGCGCATCATCGGCGACGGCATGATGCGTGAACTGGCCTACACCGGCCGCACCATCGATGGCGACGAAGCCCAGCGTATCGGTCTGGTCAATCGTACCTACGCCAGCCAGGAAGAACTGCTGGCCGGCGTGCTGGCACTGGCCGGCGAGATTGCGGCGAAGTCGCCAATTGCCATCCGTGGCACCAAACACATGATTCGCTACATGCGCGATCACCGCGTCGATGACGGCCTGGAGTACGTGGCCAACTGGAATGCCGCGATGCTGCAATCTGCTGACCTGCGCGTGGCCATGGCCGCGCACATGAGCAAGCAGAAAGCCGAATTTGCCGACTGATGCAGTACCAGCCTAGCGAGGTGCAGTAGACCTATGGTCACTGGAGCGACATCCCTGAGTCTGGTGCGTGACGAATTGTTCACCACCATGGAAGAGACCGAGCAGAGTCTCGAACACTTCATTGCCGAACGGCACAACGGCAGCCTGTTGCAGCAGGCCGTGGAAAACCTGCAGCAGGTCCGCGGCACGCTCAACCTGATCGAGCTGGCCGGGGCCGAGTTGCTGGCCCAGGAAGTCCTGCAACAGGCCACCGATATCCCCGCCGGCGCTGGCGAAGAGCGCGACGTGCAGCTCTCGGCGCTGAGCAATGCGCTGTACGTGCTGCGCCGTTATCTGGAAAACGTCGACGCCCATCGCCAGGAAATGCCCGAGCTGCTGCTGCCGGCGATCAACGAGCTGCGGCAGGCCGGTGCCCAGCCGCCGCTGCCGGAAAGTTTCTTCTTCAGCGTGCGGCTCGATCAGCAGCGCGCTGCGCGCATGGTTCCCGGCGACGTATCGGCCGAGGATACCCGGCGCTTGCGTCACATGTATCAGGTCGGCCTGCTCGGTTTTATCCGCGAGGACAACCCCCAGGCCGGCCTCAAGTTGATGCTGCGTGCCCTGGCGCGCCTCGACAGTCTGTTCGGTGATGACTCGCGCGGGCGCTTGTGCTGGGTCGGTGCTGCCGCCGTGGAAGCGCAGCTGGATGGTCAGCTGTTGCCACGCAAGTCACGCAAGCAGTTGTTCTCCCGCCTCGATCGCGAACTCAAGCAGGCCCTGGGCAACAGCGCCTACGAGGCGCCGCGCAGCCTGCTCAAGGAGCTGCTGTACCTGGTGGCTCTGGCCGACAGCAAGGGCGAGCAGGCCAGCGCGGTGCGCGAAGTGTTCGGCCTCAATGCGCTGCCGTTCACCGACCATCTGCTCGATGAGGAATACCAGCGCCTGTCCGGGCCGGGGCAGGGCGTGATGCGTTCGCTGTCCTCGGCGATTCGCGAGGAGCTGGCCAGCGTCAAGGATCTGCTCGACCTGATTGAGCGCGGCACAGCCCAGCCGGACAGCTTCGGCAACCTGCATGCGTTGCTGGGCAAGCTGGCCAAGACCCTCGGCATGGTTGGCCTGAGCTCGGCGGCCAATGCCCTGCAGGTGCAGCTGCCGGTGGTAGCGGGCTGGGGCGAAGCCAGCCCGGCGCAAATGCAGGACCTGCACAAGCTGGCCGAAGCCGTGCTCTATGTGGAAAGCATGGTCGCCAGCCTCGAGCGTGGCGAGCGCCGTGATCAGCGTCCTGCGCAGATTCAGCCGGGCGATGAAGGCGAGGCCTTTGCCGCCCATCAGCTGACTGAGGCGCGCATCGTGGTGGTCGACGAGGCTCAGGGCGGTCTGGCGCTGGCCAAGCGGGCGATCACCTCCTACCTGGAATCCGACGGTGACCGCATGCATCTGGCTAACGTGCCGATCAGCCTGCAGGCGGTGCGCGGTGGCTTGTGGTTCCTCGGTCAGGAGCGTGCGGCCAAGTTGATCGGCCTGTGCGCCGACTATATCCAGACACGCATGATCGAAACCCAGCAGATGCCGTCCGAGCAGATGCTGGAAACCCTGGCCGATGCCCTCAGCAGCCTGGAGTACTACCTGGAAGGTGGCGCCGTGCTGCGTCCGGAAACCAGCCCGAGTGTGCTCGACCTCGCCGAGGAAAGCGTGCGCGCCCTGGGCCTGCCGGTAGCCGCCTGATGCCAGCGGGTTGGCAGACCACGCCGCCGCTGGATAACAGCCAGGCCGGTGGCTGGGCGCTGGTGCATGGCGCCCAGGGTTTCCTGGCCGACAGCAATGGCGTGTTGTTTCCCCGTGAATGGCTCAAGCGCCAGGATCTGCCGCTGCGTGGCGAGCAGGGCTTGGGTTATTTCAATGGCGAGGCCGTCTGGTTGCTGCAGCTGGAGCAGCCCGCTGAGTTGCCAGGTTGTTCCTGGCAGAGCATGCGTCAGTTCATGCTGCAGGCCGATTACCCGACGTTTCGCATGCTGGCGTTCGCCGAGCAGGTAGCGACCTGGCAGAGCCAGCATCGCTTCTGCGGGCGCTGCGGTACGCCGACCCAGCAGGTGCCGGGCGAACGCTGCATGCGTTGTCCGTCCTGCGGCCTGGATGGCTATGCGCGTATTTCGCCGAGCATGATCGTGCTGGTGACCCGTGGCGACGAGATTCTCCTGGCTCGTTCGCCGCGCTTCGTGCCTGGCGTGTACAGCACCCTGGCCGGTTTCGTCGAGCCGGGTGAGTCGGCGGAGGAGTGTGTGCTGCGCGAAGTGCATGAGGAGGTCGGCATCGAGGTCGGCAACCTGCAGTATCTCGGCAGCCAGGGCTGGCCTTTCCCGCATTCGCTGATGCTCGGTTTCCATGCCGAATACGTTGGCGGTGAGATCGTTCCGCAGGCCGACGAGATCGAGGATGCGCGCTGGTTTCATATCGAGCAGCTGCCACCGTTGCCGATGACGCGCTCGATTGCCCGTTACCTGATCGACCTCTATGTGGCTCGCCGTCTGGGCCAGCCCGAGCCGCAGCTGGCACGCTAGTCGAGTAGGGGGCTGGCGCTTTACCCATCCAGCCTAACGCAGCTCAGCCTACGCCTGGCCGAACCAGTGCTGCCAAGCTAGGCGCGCGGTCAGCGCCAACACCACCAGAATGAATACCGGGCGGATGAATTTCGAACCGCCGCGGATCGCCGTGCGCGCGCCGAAGAAAGCTCCGGCCATCAGCGCCAGGCCCATGCAGATACCCAGCAGCCAAGCCACCTGGCCAGTGATGATGAACACCGTCAGGGCCATGGCATTGCTGACGAAGTTCATGCTGCGTGCCACGCCGCTGGCGCGTACCAGGTCCAGTGGGTAGAGCAGCAGCGTGCTGACCGTCCAGAAGGCTCCGGTGCCGGGGCCGGCCACGCCATCGTAGAAGCCCAGGCCGAGCCCCTGTGGCCACTGGCGCTGCTGGGCAATGGGCGCATCCTGCGGGCCATGGGTCTCCGGCGTCTTGCCGAACAGCAGGTACAGACCGCAACCGAACACTACCGCCGGCAGCATCTGGTTCAGCCAGGCGGCGGGTAGCCAATGGGCCAGAATGGCGCCCAGGGTTGCGCCCACCGCCGTGGCCAGCAGGGCATTGCGCCATTGCCGGGGATGGAACAGCTTGCGCCGGTAGAAGGTGTAGCTGGCCGTGGCTGAGCCGAAGGTGGCGCATAGTTTGTTGGTGCCCAGCACCAGATGTGGCGGCAGGCCGGCAGTGAGCAGGGCGGGGATGGTCAGCAGGCCGCCACCACCGGCAATCGCGTCGATAAAGCCGGCAGTGAAGGCGACCAGGGCGAGAATCGCCAGAGTGAGCGGTTCGACACCCAACTCAAAAGCAAAAGGCATAAAAAACTCGACGTGGATTCAATTGTGCGGGGTGGCGACTGGCCTGTCCGTCTGCCTGCTGCGCATAATGCCGGCAATTTCACGGAGAAGGAATTACACCCATGCAGTATGACGGCCTGGCCTGGTTCATTGGCCTTCTGGCGATACTGGCGCTGTTTATTGCCGCGCGCATTCTGTTGTCGCGTAGCTGGTTCCTTGGCTGGCTGCGCGGCACTGTTGGGCTGGCCTTTGTCGGCCTGGCCGGGCTGGTCGGCGTGGTCGCCTATGACCTGCTCAGCTATAGCCCGCTGCCGGAAGGCAAGCCGCTGCTGACGCTGAGCTTCAATGCCGACGGCCCGCAGCGTTTCCAGGTCAGCCTGCTGGAGGGTGGCGAAGAACGTCAGGTCACCCTGGAAGGCGATCTGTGGCAGCTCGATGGTCGCCTGTTGCGCTGGAAAGGCCTGGCCGCGCTGATTGGTTTGCAGCCGGGTTATCGCCTGGAAAAACTCTCCGGGCGTTTCCTCGCCATCGAGCAGCAGGAAAGCGCGCGCCACGCCCAGGTGGCCCTGGCGCAGAGCC encodes:
- a CDS encoding crotonase/enoyl-CoA hydratase family protein; this encodes MPDYKAFRVELNDKIAHVQINRPEKVNAMNADFWAEIVDIFRWIDDTDEARVVVLSGAGKHFSSGIDLMLLAQAGSALGKDVGRNAEALRRKILQLQASFNAVDNCRKPVLAAIQGYCLGGAIDLIAACDMRYSTVDAQFSIKEIDMGMAADVGTLQRLPRIIGDGMMRELAYTGRTIDGDEAQRIGLVNRTYASQEELLAGVLALAGEIAAKSPIAIRGTKHMIRYMRDHRVDDGLEYVANWNAAMLQSADLRVAMAAHMSKQKAEFAD
- a CDS encoding Orn/Lys/Arg decarboxylase N-terminal domain-containing protein produces the protein MYKDLKFPVLIVHRDIKADTVAGERVRAIAEELSQDGFTILSTASSAEGRIVASTHHGLACILVAAEGAGENQRLLQDMVELIRIARVRAPQLPIFALGEQVTIENAPAEAMADLNHLRGILYLYEDTVSFLARQVARAAHNYLDGLLPPFFKALVQHTEQSNYSWHTPGHGGGVAYRKSPVGQAFHQFFGENTLRSDLSVSVPELGSLLDHTGPLAEAEARAARNFGADHTFFVINGTSTANKIVWHSMVGRDDLVLVDRNCHKSILHSIIMTGAIPLYLCPERNELGIIGPIPLSEFSKESIQAKIDASPLAKGRAPKVKLAVVTNSTYDGLCYNAELIKRTLADSVEVLHFDEAWYAYAAFHEFYAGRYGMGTECGEKTPLVFTTHSTHKLLAAFSQASMIHVQDGGARQLDRERFNEAFMMHISTSPQYGIIASLDVASAMMEGPAGRSLIQETFDEALSFRRALANLRQNLKADDWWFSIWQPPQAEGVQTGDWLLQPNAAWHGFGEIAEDYVLLDPIKVTLVMPGLSAEGALAESGIPAAVVSKFLWERGLVVEKTGLYSFLVLFSMGITKGKWSTLLTELLEFKRHYDANVALIDALPSIAREDAARYAGMGLRDLCDQLHACYRENATAKALKRMYTVLPQVAIKPADAYNQLVRGEVEAVPIEQLEGRIAAVMLVPYPPGIPLIMPGERFTAETRSIIDYLQFARTFDRQFPGFDADVHGLQKQEDGQYAVDCLKT
- a CDS encoding ferrous iron transporter B; its protein translation is MVTGATSLSLVRDELFTTMEETEQSLEHFIAERHNGSLLQQAVENLQQVRGTLNLIELAGAELLAQEVLQQATDIPAGAGEERDVQLSALSNALYVLRRYLENVDAHRQEMPELLLPAINELRQAGAQPPLPESFFFSVRLDQQRAARMVPGDVSAEDTRRLRHMYQVGLLGFIREDNPQAGLKLMLRALARLDSLFGDDSRGRLCWVGAAAVEAQLDGQLLPRKSRKQLFSRLDRELKQALGNSAYEAPRSLLKELLYLVALADSKGEQASAVREVFGLNALPFTDHLLDEEYQRLSGPGQGVMRSLSSAIREELASVKDLLDLIERGTAQPDSFGNLHALLGKLAKTLGMVGLSSAANALQVQLPVVAGWGEASPAQMQDLHKLAEAVLYVESMVASLERGERRDQRPAQIQPGDEGEAFAAHQLTEARIVVVDEAQGGLALAKRAITSYLESDGDRMHLANVPISLQAVRGGLWFLGQERAAKLIGLCADYIQTRMIETQQMPSEQMLETLADALSSLEYYLEGGAVLRPETSPSVLDLAEESVRALGLPVAA
- the nudC gene encoding NAD(+) diphosphatase, with protein sequence MPAGWQTTPPLDNSQAGGWALVHGAQGFLADSNGVLFPREWLKRQDLPLRGEQGLGYFNGEAVWLLQLEQPAELPGCSWQSMRQFMLQADYPTFRMLAFAEQVATWQSQHRFCGRCGTPTQQVPGERCMRCPSCGLDGYARISPSMIVLVTRGDEILLARSPRFVPGVYSTLAGFVEPGESAEECVLREVHEEVGIEVGNLQYLGSQGWPFPHSLMLGFHAEYVGGEIVPQADEIEDARWFHIEQLPPLPMTRSIARYLIDLYVARRLGQPEPQLAR
- a CDS encoding TSUP family transporter, with product MPFAFELGVEPLTLAILALVAFTAGFIDAIAGGGGLLTIPALLTAGLPPHLVLGTNKLCATFGSATASYTFYRRKLFHPRQWRNALLATAVGATLGAILAHWLPAAWLNQMLPAVVFGCGLYLLFGKTPETHGPQDAPIAQQRQWPQGLGLGFYDGVAGPGTGAFWTVSTLLLYPLDLVRASGVARSMNFVSNAMALTVFIITGQVAWLLGICMGLALMAGAFFGARTAIRGGSKFIRPVFILVVLALTARLAWQHWFGQA